Proteins encoded by one window of Acetivibrio thermocellus ATCC 27405:
- the cobT gene encoding nicotinate-nucleotide--dimethylbenzimidazole phosphoribosyltransferase produces the protein MLFQTLKSIGELYKEPMDMVQRRLDSLSKPLGSLGRLEDIIKKLAGITGEVFPCVDKKAVIIMCADNGVVEEGISSCPKDVTSKVTRNFLKGITAINAFAKHTGSDIVVVDIGVDDDMDCEGIVKRKVRKGTWNIAKGPAMTRKEAIEAIEVGISIVEELGRKGVNLLGTGEMGIGNTTTSSAVSTVLTDSKAENMVGRGAGLSDEALKRKISIVKKAIDLNRPDANDPIDVVSKVGGFDIAGLAGCFIGAAACRIPILIDGFISATAALAAVRMEPKVKNFIFPSHGSAEPGSKKVMEALGFEPILNLEMRVGEGTGAALAFHIFDCAVSVYRNMGTFEDACIEQYQPQV, from the coding sequence ATGCTTTTTCAAACACTGAAATCCATAGGAGAGCTGTATAAAGAACCCATGGACATGGTTCAAAGGAGGCTCGACAGCCTTTCGAAGCCGTTGGGGAGCCTGGGAAGGCTGGAAGATATCATTAAAAAGCTTGCAGGTATAACCGGAGAAGTTTTTCCGTGTGTTGATAAAAAAGCGGTTATTATAATGTGTGCGGACAACGGAGTTGTGGAAGAGGGGATAAGTTCCTGCCCGAAAGATGTTACTTCCAAAGTGACCAGGAATTTTCTGAAGGGTATAACAGCCATAAATGCTTTTGCAAAGCATACAGGTTCCGATATTGTAGTGGTTGATATCGGAGTGGATGATGACATGGACTGTGAAGGAATTGTAAAGCGCAAAGTAAGAAAAGGTACCTGGAATATTGCAAAAGGGCCCGCAATGACGCGCAAAGAGGCAATAGAGGCCATAGAGGTCGGAATTTCCATTGTGGAGGAACTTGGCAGGAAAGGAGTAAATCTTTTAGGCACGGGAGAAATGGGTATTGGCAATACCACGACCAGCAGCGCGGTTTCAACGGTTTTGACAGATTCAAAAGCTGAGAATATGGTGGGCAGGGGAGCAGGCCTTTCGGATGAAGCGCTGAAAAGAAAGATTTCGATTGTCAAAAAGGCTATAGATTTAAACAGACCCGATGCAAACGACCCTATTGACGTTGTTTCAAAAGTGGGCGGGTTTGATATTGCAGGCCTTGCAGGCTGCTTTATCGGTGCAGCGGCATGTAGAATTCCGATCCTTATTGACGGATTTATATCTGCAACAGCTGCCCTTGCAGCAGTAAGGATGGAGCCGAAGGTCAAAAATTTCATTTTTCCTTCCCATGGTTCAGCAGAACCCGGAAGCAAAAAAGTTATGGAAGCGTTGGGATTTGAACCTATACTGAATCTGGAGATGAGAGTCGGAGAGGGCACCGGTGCGGCACTGGCATTTCATATTTTTGACTGTGCCGTGTCGGTATACAGGAACATGGGCACATTTGAGGATGCATGTATTGAACAATATCAGCCTCAGGTGTAA
- a CDS encoding ribonuclease J: protein MAKKKRKLKVIPLGGLGEIGKNITVFEYGDDIFVVDCGIAFPEDDMLGIDLVIPDISYLTKNREKVRGIVLTHGHEDHIGALPYVLKDLNVPVYGTKLTLGLLEQKLEEHGLLNNVVLNVVKHSDVIELGCFKVEFIRSTHSIADSTALAIFTPVGTIFHTGDFKIDYTPIEGEPIDLARLAELGKKGVLLLMCDSTNVEREGYTMSEKTVGETFDEIFMNAKNRILVATFASNVHRIQQIVNAAIKFGRKIAICGRSMVNVVNVAMELGYMNVPEGLIIDIDHINKYPPEKIVIITTGSQGEPMSALTRMASGDHKKVEIIPGDLVIISANPIPGNEKLVSRVVNDLFKKGAEVIYESLADIHVSGHASQEELKLIHRLIRPKYFMPVHGEYRHLKRHANLAVELGMSPENIFIMDIGKVLELTNDSAKINGSVNAGRVLVDGLGVGDVGNIVLRDRKHLSQDGLIVVVITIEGDTGNVIAGPDVISRGFVYVRESEDLMEEIREVCKAALQKCNDKKKNDWSTKKSIIRDALRDFLYERTKRRPMILPIIMEV from the coding sequence GTGGCAAAAAAGAAGAGAAAGTTAAAAGTCATACCCCTTGGCGGATTGGGGGAGATAGGAAAAAACATTACTGTTTTTGAATATGGCGATGATATATTTGTGGTTGACTGCGGTATTGCTTTCCCGGAAGACGATATGCTGGGAATAGATCTTGTTATACCGGATATATCATATCTGACCAAGAACAGGGAAAAGGTGAGAGGTATAGTTCTTACCCACGGACATGAGGATCATATTGGTGCATTGCCTTATGTTCTGAAGGATTTGAACGTACCCGTATACGGCACAAAGCTTACTTTGGGACTTTTGGAGCAAAAACTTGAAGAGCATGGGCTTTTAAACAATGTGGTTCTCAATGTTGTCAAACATTCCGATGTGATAGAACTGGGATGTTTCAAGGTTGAATTTATCCGGTCAACTCACAGTATAGCAGACTCAACGGCTTTGGCTATTTTTACCCCTGTGGGTACAATTTTTCATACCGGAGATTTCAAAATTGATTACACGCCCATAGAGGGTGAGCCCATTGATCTGGCAAGGCTTGCTGAACTTGGGAAAAAAGGTGTGCTGCTTCTTATGTGTGACAGCACCAACGTTGAAAGAGAAGGCTATACAATGTCGGAGAAAACCGTTGGAGAAACCTTTGATGAGATTTTCATGAATGCAAAGAACAGGATACTTGTAGCAACCTTTGCGTCCAATGTTCATCGAATTCAGCAAATTGTCAATGCTGCAATCAAATTCGGAAGAAAAATCGCCATATGCGGAAGAAGCATGGTCAATGTCGTAAATGTTGCCATGGAACTTGGCTATATGAATGTACCCGAAGGGCTGATTATTGATATAGACCACATAAACAAATATCCGCCTGAAAAGATAGTGATAATCACTACGGGAAGCCAGGGAGAACCAATGTCAGCCCTGACGCGAATGGCTTCCGGTGACCATAAGAAGGTTGAAATCATACCAGGCGACCTTGTTATTATTTCCGCAAATCCCATACCCGGAAATGAAAAACTTGTTTCAAGAGTGGTAAATGACCTTTTCAAAAAGGGTGCGGAAGTTATATACGAATCTTTGGCAGATATTCATGTTTCAGGTCATGCGAGCCAGGAAGAGTTAAAGCTTATCCACAGACTGATAAGGCCAAAGTACTTTATGCCGGTGCATGGTGAGTACAGGCATTTGAAGCGCCATGCAAATCTTGCCGTTGAGCTGGGAATGTCGCCCGAAAACATTTTTATCATGGATATTGGAAAAGTCCTGGAGCTTACCAATGACTCTGCGAAGATAAACGGCAGTGTGAATGCCGGAAGAGTGCTGGTTGACGGTCTTGGAGTGGGAGATGTGGGAAATATAGTCTTAAGGGACAGAAAACATTTGTCTCAGGACGGACTTATAGTTGTGGTTATTACCATAGAAGGAGATACCGGCAATGTAATTGCAGGACCTGATGTGATATCCAGAGGTTTTGTATATGTGCGGGAATCCGAAGACCTCATGGAAGAAATAAGAGAAGTGTGCAAAGCTGCGCTTCAAAAATGCAATGACAAGAAAAAGAATGACTGGTCTACGAAGAAAAGCATTATAAGAGATGCCTTAAGAGACTTTCTCTATGAGAGAACCAAGAGAAGGCCGATGATTCTGCCAATAATCATGGAAGTGTAA
- a CDS encoding zinc ribbon domain-containing protein yields MNGIGDRKVCSFCGENIASDFKRCPYCGSFLDLDGNYSTDSSLDFVDTINNDVDDDSAYKFEKTINDSTSVADFTRQDVSFDQYDDYNENDFVLKEMLENKETPLGGLNEHAGDNFGQNTGWQKPQVQQAGMQDSKPYNPDVTGRYVNNKNDNDMRKPLSNGTKVFMVTLSNLLPGIGQLFGVISAIVFINAGEDKDRKSFGAALLISSVIAFVVTILAFAFLVLCFA; encoded by the coding sequence ATGAACGGTATTGGCGATAGGAAGGTATGCAGTTTCTGCGGAGAAAATATTGCCTCAGATTTTAAACGTTGTCCTTACTGCGGCAGTTTTCTTGACTTGGATGGGAACTATTCGACGGATAGTTCTTTGGATTTTGTTGATACGATAAATAACGATGTTGATGATGACAGTGCGTACAAGTTTGAGAAAACGATTAATGACAGTACTTCCGTTGCTGATTTTACAAGACAGGATGTTTCATTTGACCAGTATGATGATTATAATGAGAATGATTTTGTATTGAAAGAAATGCTGGAAAATAAGGAAACTCCGCTCGGTGGTCTGAACGAACATGCAGGTGATAATTTTGGACAAAACACCGGCTGGCAAAAACCTCAGGTTCAGCAGGCAGGTATGCAGGATTCCAAACCTTATAATCCTGATGTGACTGGTAGATATGTAAATAATAAAAATGACAATGATATGAGAAAGCCTTTGAGTAACGGCACAAAAGTTTTTATGGTAACATTGTCAAATCTTCTGCCGGGAATCGGGCAGCTTTTTGGAGTAATTTCGGCCATAGTGTTTATAAATGCCGGAGAGGATAAAGACAGAAAATCCTTTGGAGCTGCTCTTTTGATTTCATCTGTTATTGCCTTTGTTGTGACAATTTTGGCTTTTGCTTTTTTGGTACTGTGTTTTGCGTGA
- a CDS encoding amidohydrolase family protein: MIGNFTIVDGHVHTFSSEEVSLKVLKSFNKIYNIEFENPGTGTIEDVLNNMKNEGIDYTVMANFAPVKILHANNKWTLEEARKHPNLIPLVSFHPDMDVSFTSLLEEYISDGAKGIKLHPMAQGFDPRDERLKGLYEFCNDIAFPIVFHCGRVANARLNSFSDVETLEPLIAMYENISFVLTHMADGNVKDVLRLSRTYKNVYFDTSIVISGYPPIRETNKPSWLDDSIPEGVINEIGAHRVVFGSDYPWGSPAWDLKRFMSMKLDDEEKKNILGENAMKLFLNTAYN; this comes from the coding sequence ATGATAGGCAATTTTACAATTGTGGACGGACATGTTCATACTTTTTCATCGGAAGAGGTTTCTTTAAAAGTACTGAAGTCTTTTAACAAAATTTATAATATAGAATTTGAAAACCCGGGAACAGGGACTATTGAGGACGTTTTAAACAACATGAAAAATGAGGGTATAGATTATACCGTCATGGCCAATTTTGCTCCGGTTAAAATTCTTCATGCCAACAATAAATGGACTTTGGAAGAAGCACGGAAACATCCAAATCTGATACCTTTGGTAAGTTTTCATCCTGACATGGATGTGTCATTTACAAGCCTGCTTGAAGAATATATTTCGGACGGAGCAAAAGGAATCAAGCTGCATCCCATGGCTCAGGGATTTGATCCCAGGGATGAAAGATTAAAAGGTTTATATGAATTTTGCAATGACATTGCTTTTCCGATAGTATTTCATTGCGGCAGGGTGGCAAATGCAAGACTGAACAGTTTTTCCGATGTGGAAACTTTGGAGCCGCTCATTGCAATGTATGAAAATATTTCTTTCGTACTTACCCATATGGCTGACGGTAATGTAAAGGATGTTTTAAGGCTTTCCAGGACCTATAAAAATGTTTACTTTGATACATCCATTGTTATTTCAGGCTATCCGCCGATAAGAGAAACAAACAAGCCCAGCTGGCTTGATGACAGCATACCCGAGGGTGTTATAAACGAAATAGGAGCCCACAGGGTGGTCTTTGGCTCTGATTACCCATGGGGAAGCCCGGCATGGGACTTAAAAAGATTCATGAGCATGAAACTTGATGATGAAGAGAAAAAAAATATTTTAGGCGAAAATGCCATGAAATTGTTCCTAAACACAGCATACAACTAA
- a CDS encoding HD-GYP domain-containing protein has product MRLVSVNSLKPGDELARPVFTASGKIILNSGVVLKENYIEKFKELGINRVYIDDARFNDVEATQPIDITTRNDVVKVLKSAYTKIHNSEEIDEFAIKDAARKIVDYAREYRDRGISMLSTDVVDEYVVEHSVNVAIITAYIGNRLSYTFNQLCDLVAGALIHDLGRENCAEEKPEHVEIGFEIMRKLRGMSLNSSKVCYEHHENFDGTGYPRKLKGTNISDYARIVRVADYYDNVLHGRENNGVSVMPHQAFEVVLAVSGSILDPDVVQVFRDTIVFYPNGCTVKLSNGLHGVVVRQNMGSPQRPVVRLYNREGIIGDINLLEDLTLFVEDTVLT; this is encoded by the coding sequence ATGAGACTTGTCAGTGTAAATTCATTAAAACCCGGCGATGAATTGGCAAGGCCTGTATTTACTGCAAGCGGAAAAATCATCTTAAATTCCGGCGTGGTTCTTAAAGAAAACTACATAGAGAAATTTAAAGAATTGGGAATAAACAGAGTCTATATAGATGATGCCAGATTTAATGATGTGGAGGCAACCCAGCCCATTGACATTACGACGAGAAATGATGTTGTCAAGGTGCTGAAAAGTGCATACACGAAGATACATAATTCGGAGGAAATAGATGAATTTGCCATAAAAGATGCCGCAAGAAAAATCGTTGATTATGCCAGAGAGTACAGAGACAGAGGCATAAGCATGCTTTCCACGGACGTTGTTGATGAGTATGTTGTTGAACACAGTGTCAATGTGGCGATAATAACTGCCTACATTGGAAACCGATTGTCCTATACATTCAACCAGCTTTGTGATCTTGTCGCAGGAGCTTTGATACATGACCTGGGAAGGGAAAACTGTGCGGAGGAGAAGCCGGAACATGTTGAGATAGGCTTTGAAATAATGCGAAAGCTCAGAGGAATGAGTTTGAACTCTTCAAAGGTATGTTACGAGCATCATGAAAATTTTGACGGAACCGGCTATCCAAGAAAACTGAAAGGAACCAATATTTCCGATTATGCAAGAATTGTACGGGTTGCGGACTACTACGACAATGTCCTGCACGGAAGAGAAAACAACGGTGTTTCAGTTATGCCTCATCAGGCATTTGAGGTTGTCCTGGCTGTTTCAGGAAGCATTCTTGACCCGGACGTTGTGCAGGTGTTTCGGGATACCATAGTGTTTTATCCTAATGGATGTACCGTAAAACTCAGCAACGGTTTGCACGGCGTTGTGGTGCGGCAGAACATGGGAAGTCCTCAAAGGCCTGTGGTAAGGCTTTATAATAGAGAAGGTATAATAGGAGATATAAACCTTTTGGAAGACCTGACTTTGTTTGTTGAAGATACCGTTCTGACATAG
- a CDS encoding cofactor-independent phosphoglycerate mutase, protein MKYILILGDGMADYPISQLNNKTPLQYAKKPHIDFLAQNAEVGMVKTIPDGIPPGSDAANLSVMGYNPRVYYTGRSPLEAASMGIDLSDTDVAIRCNLVTLSEDEEYDQKTMIDYSSDEISSEEAKELIYEINRHFKNDSICFYPGISYRHCMVWKNGYTGLKLTPPHDILEKKITNYLPSGENTEILLDMMIKSYDILKDHPVNKARVSRGLRPANSIWLWGEGKKPSIPKFYDKYKLNGSVISAVDLIKGIGILAGFRNVEVEGATGNIDTNFYGKAQAALKELESGQDFVYLHIEAPDECGHRHEIENKVKSIELIDDRIVGPIIEGLEKYDDYRILILPDHPTPLSLRTHTAEPVPFLLYQKTNPKKSGVTGYDELQAAKTGIIFNDGYKLMDHFILD, encoded by the coding sequence ATGAAGTACATATTGATTTTAGGAGACGGAATGGCAGATTACCCAATTTCTCAACTGAATAATAAAACACCGCTGCAATATGCAAAAAAACCCCATATTGATTTTCTTGCCCAAAATGCCGAGGTGGGTATGGTAAAAACCATCCCGGACGGTATTCCGCCGGGAAGTGATGCTGCAAACCTTTCTGTAATGGGTTACAATCCGAGGGTTTATTATACCGGTCGCTCGCCCCTTGAAGCGGCAAGCATGGGTATTGACTTGTCAGACACTGATGTGGCCATAAGATGTAACCTGGTCACACTGTCAGAAGATGAAGAATATGATCAAAAAACCATGATTGATTACAGCTCCGATGAGATATCCTCAGAAGAGGCAAAAGAGCTTATTTATGAGATAAACAGGCATTTTAAAAATGACAGTATATGCTTTTATCCCGGCATAAGTTATCGGCACTGCATGGTATGGAAGAACGGCTACACAGGATTAAAGCTCACTCCACCTCATGACATACTGGAAAAGAAAATCACCAATTATCTCCCTTCGGGAGAAAACACTGAAATATTGCTGGACATGATGATCAAAAGCTATGATATTTTAAAAGATCATCCTGTCAACAAGGCCAGAGTCAGCAGAGGACTTCGGCCCGCCAATTCCATATGGCTTTGGGGAGAAGGCAAAAAACCAAGTATTCCAAAATTTTACGACAAATACAAACTAAACGGCTCTGTTATTTCAGCCGTTGACCTTATTAAGGGTATAGGCATTTTGGCAGGGTTTAGAAATGTTGAAGTTGAAGGTGCTACAGGAAACATTGACACCAATTTTTATGGAAAGGCTCAGGCAGCGCTAAAGGAGCTTGAATCAGGGCAGGACTTTGTATACCTCCATATAGAAGCACCCGATGAGTGCGGCCACAGACATGAAATTGAAAACAAAGTCAAATCCATTGAATTGATAGACGACCGTATTGTCGGTCCAATTATAGAAGGGCTCGAAAAGTATGACGATTATAGAATTTTAATTTTACCGGATCATCCGACTCCTTTGTCCTTAAGGACACATACTGCCGAGCCTGTTCCTTTCCTTCTCTACCAAAAAACAAATCCGAAAAAGTCCGGTGTAACCGGATATGACGAATTGCAAGCAGCTAAAACAGGCATCATTTTTAATGACGGTTACAAACTTATGGACCACTTTATATTGGATTGA
- a CDS encoding recombinase family protein has protein sequence MTDKAKAFYKTGIYVRESRDDNEENYETIETQRDLLVDYVKKNGLGEIKSIYIDDNVSGSGFERRGIYELKRDVMEGKINLLVLKDLSRLGRNNAKTLLFLDFLEENGVRVVTFDGRYDSLKDNDIVGIETWFNERYILDISRKIRANLRFKIQKGEYIGHAPFGYEKSPYEKNRLIVNEEEAGIVRRIYSLYKEGYGYSYIAGILNSEGVKSPSNGRWNPTAIRRILLNRVYTGDTVQGVSEKISFKSKKTRRLPKERWVITENTHEPIVSKEEYEEIQRIRNNKNARPVPHKGIIHVFRGSIFCGGCGSVMFARKRHNRPMSYICSSYAKEGRTACTSHSIREKDLCEVVLDDVAKLLDDENMVNKILQKIDLAGAAEDYQTLREKLLKQMEAKQKQQEILYQDRLENKISESLFLRMNNRLENRISEIKREIAQLDLRKSEFVTSEEKIAKLKNYITNNGITNEIVKIVINRIIVFDKGDNYLEEKWNLNLSQKEKRYIELYGAVLIEYGF, from the coding sequence ATAACGGATAAAGCGAAGGCTTTTTACAAAACGGGAATTTATGTTCGAGAAAGCAGGGATGACAATGAGGAAAACTATGAGACCATAGAGACTCAGAGAGACCTGCTTGTTGATTATGTGAAAAAAAACGGACTGGGTGAAATTAAAAGCATTTATATTGACGATAATGTTTCCGGATCCGGCTTTGAGAGAAGGGGTATCTACGAGCTTAAACGTGATGTGATGGAAGGAAAAATAAATCTTCTGGTTCTGAAAGATTTGTCCAGGCTTGGGAGAAACAATGCAAAAACTCTTTTATTTCTTGATTTTTTAGAGGAGAACGGAGTAAGGGTCGTTACCTTCGACGGAAGGTATGACAGCCTGAAAGACAACGATATTGTAGGTATCGAGACGTGGTTCAACGAGCGCTACATCCTGGATATTTCAAGAAAAATCCGGGCCAATTTAAGATTCAAGATACAAAAAGGGGAATATATAGGGCATGCTCCCTTTGGATATGAAAAGTCGCCTTATGAGAAGAACCGGCTGATTGTAAACGAGGAAGAGGCGGGTATTGTAAGAAGAATATACAGCCTTTACAAGGAAGGATATGGATACAGCTATATCGCAGGCATATTGAACAGCGAAGGTGTAAAATCGCCTTCCAATGGCCGCTGGAATCCCACAGCCATAAGGAGGATTCTTTTAAACAGGGTTTATACCGGGGATACGGTACAGGGAGTAAGTGAGAAAATCAGTTTTAAAAGCAAGAAAACCAGACGTCTGCCAAAGGAACGATGGGTGATTACTGAAAATACCCATGAACCCATTGTTTCCAAAGAGGAATATGAAGAAATTCAAAGAATAAGGAATAATAAAAATGCAAGACCGGTTCCCCACAAAGGGATTATACACGTGTTTCGCGGCAGCATATTTTGTGGGGGCTGCGGAAGCGTTATGTTTGCAAGAAAGCGGCATAACAGGCCTATGAGCTATATTTGCAGCAGTTATGCCAAAGAAGGAAGGACGGCGTGTACAAGCCACAGTATTCGAGAAAAGGATTTGTGTGAGGTTGTTTTGGATGATGTAGCAAAGCTTTTGGATGATGAAAACATGGTAAACAAAATACTGCAAAAGATTGACTTGGCCGGAGCGGCGGAGGATTATCAAACTTTGAGGGAAAAACTTTTAAAACAGATGGAAGCAAAACAAAAGCAGCAGGAGATTCTTTATCAGGATAGACTTGAAAACAAGATATCCGAAAGTCTTTTTTTAAGGATGAATAACAGGCTTGAAAACAGAATTTCTGAAATAAAACGGGAAATTGCCCAATTGGATTTACGAAAGTCAGAGTTTGTGACTTCAGAAGAAAAGATTGCGAAACTGAAGAATTATATTACAAATAATGGAATTACCAATGAAATAGTTAAAATTGTTATAAACAGGATAATAGTTTTTGACAAAGGCGATAATTATTTGGAAGAAAAGTGGAATCTGAATCTTTCGCAAAAGGAAAAAAGGTATATCGAATTATATGGTGCGGTCTTAATTGAATACGGTTTTTAG
- a CDS encoding nucleotidyltransferase, with amino-acid sequence MKVLGLIVEYNPFHNGHLYHLEESKKISGADFVVCVMSGNFIQRGEPAIVNKWARTKMALSAGADLVIELPLSCAMASAEYFASGAVRILNDIGIVDYICFGSEHGDVKTLDYIAQILVEEPESYKSFLKEELDNGLSYPAARESALKKYTAHSINIPQIISSSNNILGIEYLKALRRIKSSIIPLTIKRINNDYNTENITGSISSASSIRKYISTSNSTSFDDVLAMTMPKTSVDILFEEFSAGRGPVFKEDFYPVVTSLIRKMTPEQIRNFAYVSEGLENRIKSAADTAGTYEELVESICTRRYTKTRVQRILMGILMGVTSKDLDMLSRFDSPQYARILGFNSKGKQLLSQIKKKSSIPLVLKLSDFIKSCDPVLKRKLELEILATDLYVMCYKNPAFRKAGQEFTQNIIIM; translated from the coding sequence ATGAAGGTTCTGGGGTTGATTGTGGAATATAATCCTTTTCACAACGGTCATCTTTACCATCTTGAGGAGTCAAAAAAAATAAGCGGGGCTGACTTTGTCGTATGCGTCATGAGCGGCAATTTCATTCAGCGCGGAGAGCCGGCAATTGTAAACAAGTGGGCAAGAACAAAAATGGCCTTGTCAGCAGGAGCAGACCTTGTAATTGAGCTTCCCCTTTCCTGTGCCATGGCCAGTGCCGAATACTTTGCCTCCGGCGCCGTAAGAATTTTAAATGATATAGGAATAGTTGACTATATTTGTTTTGGAAGTGAACACGGCGATGTCAAGACTCTCGATTATATAGCCCAAATTCTTGTTGAAGAGCCTGAAAGTTACAAATCTTTCCTGAAAGAAGAACTGGACAATGGCCTGTCATATCCTGCCGCCCGCGAATCAGCCCTGAAGAAATACACCGCACATAGCATTAATATCCCGCAAATAATCTCCTCATCAAACAACATACTGGGTATAGAATATTTAAAGGCGTTAAGACGCATAAAAAGCAGCATAATACCTCTTACAATAAAGCGCATTAACAATGATTACAACACGGAAAATATCACCGGAAGCATTTCCAGCGCATCATCCATAAGAAAATATATTTCAACCTCAAATTCAACCTCTTTTGATGACGTTCTTGCCATGACAATGCCCAAAACAAGCGTCGATATACTTTTTGAAGAATTCAGTGCCGGAAGGGGGCCGGTTTTTAAAGAGGATTTTTATCCTGTTGTAACTTCCCTCATACGAAAAATGACGCCGGAACAAATCAGAAATTTTGCTTATGTTTCGGAAGGCCTTGAAAACAGGATAAAAAGTGCCGCCGATACCGCAGGTACATATGAAGAGCTGGTGGAAAGCATATGCACCCGAAGATACACCAAAACCAGAGTGCAAAGAATCCTGATGGGCATACTTATGGGAGTAACCTCGAAGGATTTGGACATGCTAAGCCGTTTTGACAGTCCTCAATATGCAAGGATTCTAGGCTTTAATTCAAAAGGAAAACAGCTTCTTTCCCAAATAAAGAAAAAATCATCAATACCTCTGGTGTTAAAGTTGTCTGATTTCATAAAATCCTGTGATCCGGTGCTGAAAAGAAAGCTTGAATTGGAGATACTTGCCACCGACCTTTATGTGATGTGCTATAAAAATCCTGCCTTTAGAAAAGCCGGCCAGGAGTTTACTCAAAATATCATCATTATGTAA
- a CDS encoding 50S ribosomal protein L25, with protein MEEFELNIENRTALGTSASRKVKREGKIPGVLYQGDKSIPISLIEDEIRPIVDKNGSDVLVNVNLNGKRIKAKIHEVQRKPVSDEILHVDLMPLDGGKEDSFGVH; from the coding sequence ATGGAGGAGTTTGAGCTCAATATTGAAAACAGAACGGCACTTGGGACATCGGCCTCACGAAAGGTTAAAAGAGAAGGGAAAATTCCCGGAGTCCTTTATCAAGGCGATAAAAGTATTCCAATAAGCTTGATAGAAGATGAGATAAGACCGATTGTTGACAAAAACGGCAGTGATGTATTGGTGAATGTGAATTTGAACGGAAAAAGAATAAAGGCAAAAATCCATGAAGTTCAAAGAAAACCAGTCAGTGATGAGATTCTCCACGTGGATTTAATGCCCCTGGATGGTGGAAAAGAGGATTCCTTTGGGGTACATTAG
- a CDS encoding 5-formyltetrahydrofolate cyclo-ligase — protein MKDKRELRKEALNIRKGLSEEEIIEKSKLITEKLISLDGFYNSKCVMAYMDFKNEVMTRFLIEHCLNLGKIVALPLIDCVDGVKKIFPYELTNQEGCLKPGTYGILEPVKEFSRKIDPKDIDLVVVPGVAFDVKGGRIGYGAGYYDIFLREVRKDCLKIGIAFDIQVFPSIPKEEHDILMDAVVTENEIYF, from the coding sequence GTGAAAGACAAAAGGGAGCTTAGGAAAGAAGCGCTAAATATTAGGAAAGGGCTTTCTGAAGAAGAAATCATTGAAAAAAGTAAATTAATTACGGAGAAGTTAATATCTTTGGACGGATTTTACAACAGTAAATGCGTAATGGCTTATATGGATTTTAAGAATGAGGTAATGACCAGGTTTTTGATAGAACACTGTCTGAACCTTGGAAAAATTGTAGCCTTGCCTCTTATTGATTGTGTGGACGGTGTAAAAAAGATATTTCCGTATGAGTTGACGAACCAAGAAGGGTGTCTGAAGCCGGGTACTTACGGTATTTTAGAGCCGGTAAAAGAGTTTTCCCGTAAGATAGATCCAAAAGATATTGACCTGGTTGTGGTACCGGGTGTTGCCTTTGACGTAAAAGGCGGCAGAATTGGATACGGAGCAGGCTACTACGATATTTTTCTGAGAGAGGTTAGAAAGGATTGCCTGAAAATAGGAATCGCTTTTGATATTCAGGTTTTTCCGAGTATTCCGAAGGAAGAGCATGATATATTGATGGATGCGGTTGTTACGGAAAACGAAATCTATTTTTGA